In one window of Miscanthus floridulus cultivar M001 chromosome 12, ASM1932011v1, whole genome shotgun sequence DNA:
- the LOC136498636 gene encoding WUSCHEL-related homeobox 4-like, which produces MRLHHFHVAYLDKAAGSPPSSPPSISLASQSSSAVIPLALQQYCLRPLAPKISFPEARKMVVLPEFARVRNACSRLLKCTVQVPTAGGTTRWNPSPDQIRVLEMLYRGGMRTPNSFQIEQITEELGKYGRIEGKNVFYWFQNHKARERQKQKRAALLTLSTTASTLPAAAAETKDDGVETKKEEEACEDASRRKRRCRTWDDVVHGGGDAAATEVADDYYTDDVTLELFPLRPQGKASS; this is translated from the exons ATGAGGCTTCACCATTTCCATGTGGCTTACTTGGACAAAGCGGCAGGCTCGCCGCCGTCGtctccaccatccatctcacTAGCATCTCAGAGCTCATCTGCTGTCATCCCTCTAGCCCTCCAGCAATATTGTCTGCGCCCGCTTGCGCCCAAGATCTCGTTCCCTGAGGCGAGGAAGATGGTCGTCCTTCCTGAGTTTGCTCGCGTCAGGAATGCTTGTTCGAGGCTGCTAAAGTGCACG GTGCAAGTGCCGACGGCGGGTGGCACGACGCGGTGGAACCCGTCGCCGGATCAGATAAGGGTGCTGGAGATGCTGTACCGCGGGGGGATGCGCACGCCCAACTCATTCCAGATCGAGCAGATCACGGAGGAGCTCGGCAAGTACGGCCGGATCGAGGGTAAGAACGTCTTCTACTGGTTCCAGAACCACAAGGCCCGCGAGCGCCAGAAGCAGAAGCGGGCTGCCCTCCTCACCCTGAGCACCACTGCTTCCACGCtaccagctgctgctgctgaaaccaaa GATGATGGAGTGGAGACGAAAAAGGAGGAAGAAGCGTGTGAAGATGCGTCGAGACGCAAGCGGAGGTGCAGGACCTGGGATGATGTCGTCCATGGTGGCGGCGATGCTGCCGCTACGGAGGTAGCTGACGATTACTACACCGACGATGTGACCCTGGAGCTCTTCCCGTTGCGTCCTCAGGGGAAAGCTAGCAGCTAA
- the LOC136496701 gene encoding ribosome biogenesis protein BOP1 homolog, producing MSLYWIRPCGESEEAAAAEESDSSEDEVAPRNTVGNVPLEWYKDEEHIGYDIDGRKIKKRDREGRIEAYLRNADDAKNWRKIYDEYNDEEVQITKDEAKIISRLLKGKTPHTNVDPYPDYVDWFEYEDKGHPLSSAPEPKRRFVPSKWEHKKVVKLVRAIRNGWIKFDKPKEERNLYLLWGDETDTADNKRHGLSYIPPPKPKLPGHEESYNPSIEYIPTQEEIDSYQLMYEEDRPKFIPKRFESLRSVPAYEKAPREGFDRCLDLYLCPRTRKKRINIDPESLKPKLPSKKDLRPYPKTCYLEFKGHASPVKSISVEITGQWLASGSCDGTIRVWEVETGHCLKVWNVGGDVRNLAWNPSPDRPILAAVVGHDLLLINAEVGNEEMQMRVKHLLKIDEMAPQDDTDDKKPAVRWMKHEKLDGITLIHQKAVSNVEWHYKGDYFTTVMPTGDTRAVLLHQLTKKHSHHPFRKLPGLPVAATFHPSQKMFFVATKKFVQVYDLQKAQLVKKLESGLREISSISIHPGGDNVIVGSKDGKLCWFDTDLSTRPYKTLKIHSKDITSVIFHRKYPLFASSSEDCTAYVCHGMVYSDLNQNPLIVPLEILRGHSSSDGRGVLDCKFHPKQPWLFTAGADSVIRLYCD from the exons atgtccctttactggatccgcccctgcggtGAGTCCGAAGAGGCTGCGGCGGCGGAAGAGAGCGACTCTTCGGAGGATGAG GTGGCGCCAAGGAATACCGTGGGAAACGTGCCTCTGGAGTGGTACAAGGACGAGGAGCACATTGGGTATGACATCGATGGGAGGAAGATCAAGAAACGTGATAGGGAGGGGCGCATTGAAGCCTACCTCAGGAATGCAGATGATGCCAAGAATTG GAGAAAGATCTATGATGAGTATAATGACGAGGAGGTTCAGATTACAAAGGATGAGGCTAAGATAATTAGTAGATTGTTAAAGGGAAAGACTCCACATACCAATGTTGATCCATATCCA GATTATGTTGATTGGTTTGAATATGAGGATAAAGGTCATCCGCTTTCTAGTGCCCCTGAGCCAAAGAGGCGATTTGTACCTTCAAAGTGGGAGCATAAGAAG GTTGTTAAACTTGTAAGAGCCATTCGTAATGGATGGATAAAGTTTGACAAGCCCAAGGAGGAACGTAACTTGTATCTATTATGGGGAGATGAAACTGATACAGCAGACAATAAGCGGCATGGCTTGAGCTACATTCCTCCTCCTAAACCTAAGTTACCAG GTCATGAAGAGTCATATAATCCTTCCATTGAATACATTCCTACACAAGAGGAAATAGATTCATACCAACTTATGTATGAGGAGGATCGCCCAAAGTTCATTCCGAAACG ATTTGAGTCCCTTCGAAGTGTACCTGCATATGAGAAGGCACCGAGGGAAGGTTTTGATCGGTGTCTAGATCTTTATCTCTGCCCTAGAACCCGCAAAAAACGT ATAAATATTGATCCTGAGTCACTCAAGCCCAAGTTACCAAGTAAAAAGGATTTGAGGCCATACCCGAAAACTTGTTATCTTGAGTTCAAGGGCCATGCAAGTCCTGTGAAATCCATTTCGGTTGAAATTACAGGGCAGTGGCTTGCATCTG GTTCTTGTGATGGTACAATTCGTGTTTGGGAGGTTGAAACTGGTCACTGTCTTAAAGTTTGGAACGTTGGAGGTGATGTCCGTAATCTTGCCTGGAATCCTTCACCTGACAGGCCTATTCTTGCTGCTGTCGT TGGACATGACCTGCTACTTATTAATGCTGAGGTGGGGAATGAAGAAATGCAAATGAGGGTAAAACATCTGCTCAAGATTGATGAAATGGCTCCTCAAGATGATACTG ATGACAAGAAACCAGCTGTGAGGTGGATGAAGCATGAAAAACTTGATGGGATCACCTTGATTCATCAAAAG GCCGTGTCAAATGTGGAGTGGCATTACAAGGGGGATTACTTCACCACAGTTATGCCAACTG GCGATACAAGAGCTGTACTGTTGCATCAGCTCACGAAAAAGCACTCGCACCATCCTTTCCGTAAATTGCCAGGCCTTCCTGTTGCCGCAACATTCCATCCAAGTCAGAAGATGTTCTTTGTTGCTACTAAGAAATTTGTTCAGGTTTATGATCTCCAAAAAGCTCAGTTGGTAAAGAAGCTGGAGTCAGGTCTCCGCGAGATTTCCTCCATCTCGATCCATCCTGGTG GTGATAATGTTATTGTCGGAAGCAAAGATGGAAAACTGTGCTGGTTTGATACTGATCTATCTACCAGACCATACAAGACTCTAAA GATCCATTCTAAGGATATTACCAGTGTTATCTTTCACCGAAAGTACCCTCTTTTTGCCTCATCCTCCGAGGATTGTACTGCCTATGTATGTCATGGAATGGTCTATTCTGATCTTAACCAGAACCCACTTATTGTACCATTGGAAATTCTTCGTGGCCATTCTAGTTCAGATGGAAGAG GGGTTTTGGACTGCAAGTTCCATCCTAAACAACCATGGTTGTTCACTGCTGGTGCTGACTCTGTGATTAGACTATACTGCGACTAA